A window from Pseudonocardia cypriaca encodes these proteins:
- a CDS encoding MerR family transcriptional regulator, which produces MRIGELGRRAGVSTRTLRHYEELGLLDARRRANGYRDYDERDLRLVTEIRSLVDLGFALEETRPFVECLRAGHPSGASCAASRAVQRRKLAEVDEWLARMHAVRRELVAQLGDPPAPRCCFSEENP; this is translated from the coding sequence GTGCGGATCGGTGAGCTGGGGCGGCGGGCCGGGGTGAGCACCCGGACGCTGCGGCACTACGAGGAGCTCGGCCTGCTCGATGCGCGGCGCCGGGCCAACGGCTACCGCGACTACGACGAGCGCGACCTGCGGCTCGTCACCGAGATCCGGTCGCTCGTCGACCTCGGGTTCGCGCTCGAGGAGACGCGCCCGTTCGTCGAGTGCCTGCGGGCCGGCCACCCCTCCGGTGCGAGCTGCGCGGCTTCCCGTGCGGTCCAGCGCCGCAAGCTGGCCGAGGTGGACGAGTGGCTCGCCCGGATGCACGCCGTGCGCCGCGAGCTCGTGGCCCAGCTCGGCGATCCGCCCGCCCCCCGCTGCTGCTTCTCGGAGGAGAACCCATGA
- a CDS encoding LacI family DNA-binding transcriptional regulator gives MLTIVQSVPARRRPTMRDVAQLADVSLKTVSRVVNDEPGVSTALAVRVQRAIDELGFRPHPGARLLRTDGRTAAIALLLEDVANPFSAAVQRAVENEARERGMVVFSASIDEDPARERALAREFGARRADGLLLAPCGDDQSYLTDELPAGTPVVCVDREASNLAVDAVITTNALGAAEGVRHLAAAGHRRIAFLGDRRSIRTAEQRYAGYCDALGSLGLPVDPGLVVHDLRKPGDADGAVTALLARPDPPTALFTAQNLITIGAVRALRRLGAEWSVALVGFDDVLLADLLSPGITVVAQDPAAIGRTAATLLFARIAGDPSPPGVRLVPTTLVRRGSGELPPR, from the coding sequence ATGCTGACGATCGTGCAGAGCGTCCCGGCCCGGCGCCGACCGACCATGCGTGACGTCGCCCAGCTGGCCGACGTCAGCCTGAAGACGGTCTCGCGGGTGGTCAACGACGAGCCGGGGGTCTCGACGGCGCTCGCCGTCAGGGTGCAGCGGGCGATCGACGAGCTCGGCTTCCGCCCGCATCCCGGCGCCCGGCTGCTGCGCACCGACGGCCGGACGGCTGCGATCGCCCTGCTGCTCGAGGACGTCGCCAACCCGTTCTCGGCTGCCGTGCAGCGGGCCGTGGAGAACGAGGCGCGCGAGCGCGGGATGGTCGTGTTCTCCGCGAGCATCGACGAGGACCCGGCCCGGGAGCGCGCGCTGGCCCGCGAGTTCGGCGCGCGGCGGGCCGACGGGTTGCTGCTCGCACCGTGCGGCGACGACCAGTCCTACCTCACCGACGAGCTCCCGGCGGGCACCCCGGTCGTCTGCGTGGACCGGGAGGCGAGCAACCTCGCCGTCGACGCCGTGATCACGACCAACGCCCTGGGCGCCGCGGAGGGCGTGCGGCACCTCGCCGCGGCGGGGCACCGGCGGATCGCGTTCCTCGGCGACCGGCGCTCGATCCGGACGGCCGAGCAGCGCTACGCGGGCTACTGCGACGCCCTCGGGTCGCTCGGCCTGCCCGTCGACCCCGGTCTCGTGGTGCACGACCTGCGGAAGCCCGGCGACGCCGACGGAGCGGTCACCGCCCTGCTTGCCAGGCCCGACCCGCCCACCGCCCTGTTCACCGCGCAGAACCTGATCACGATCGGCGCGGTGCGGGCGCTGCGCAGGCTCGGCGCGGAGTGGTCGGTCGCGCTCGTGGGGTTCGACGACGTGCTGCTCGCCGACCTGCTCTCGCCCGGCATCACGGTGGTGGCGCAGGACCCGGCCGCGATCGGGCGGACCGCGGCGACCCTGCTGTTCGCCCGCATCGCGGGCGACCCGAGTCCCCCCGGAGTGCGCCTGGTCCCGACGACGCTGGTCCGCCGGGGCTCGGGGGAGCTCCCGCCCCGCTGA
- a CDS encoding sugar ABC transporter substrate-binding protein has product MNQAGKARRRATALAIGASAALALTACGGGTEPAGGGGGGGGGDKPIVGLITKTDTNPFFVKMKEGAQQAADSAGVELQSFAGKQDGDNESQVQAIESLISAGAAGFMITPSDSAAIVPTLDRARQAGLLVIALDTQTEPPDAADATFATDNFQAGLLIGQWAKAKFEAEGKQAKIAMLDLSPNRPTVDVQRDQGFLQGFGIEVGDPTQIGDESDPRIVGHDVTDGAEEGGRTAMENLLQKDPSINLVYTINEPAAAGAYEAIKAAGRQNDIEIVSVDGGCPGVENVKAGIIGATSQQYPLKMASQGVEALSQFAKDGAKPAATAGKDFTDTGVTLVTDEPQPGVESEDTAFGLQNCWG; this is encoded by the coding sequence ATGAACCAGGCAGGGAAGGCCCGCAGGCGGGCCACCGCGCTCGCCATCGGGGCCAGTGCGGCCCTCGCGCTCACCGCGTGCGGTGGCGGGACCGAGCCGGCAGGCGGCGGCGGTGGTGGCGGCGGCGGCGACAAGCCGATCGTCGGCCTCATCACCAAGACCGACACCAACCCGTTCTTCGTCAAGATGAAGGAAGGCGCCCAGCAGGCCGCCGACTCGGCAGGCGTCGAGCTGCAGAGCTTCGCCGGGAAGCAGGACGGCGACAACGAGTCGCAGGTGCAGGCCATCGAGTCGCTGATCTCCGCGGGCGCGGCCGGCTTCATGATCACGCCCAGCGACTCGGCTGCGATCGTGCCGACGCTGGACCGAGCGCGGCAGGCCGGCCTGCTGGTGATCGCGCTCGACACCCAGACCGAGCCCCCGGACGCCGCCGACGCCACCTTCGCCACCGACAACTTCCAGGCGGGCCTGCTCATCGGCCAGTGGGCGAAGGCGAAGTTCGAGGCGGAAGGCAAGCAGGCCAAGATCGCGATGCTCGATCTGTCGCCGAACCGGCCGACCGTCGACGTCCAGCGCGACCAGGGCTTCCTGCAGGGCTTCGGCATCGAGGTGGGCGACCCCACCCAGATCGGCGACGAGTCCGACCCGCGCATCGTCGGCCACGACGTCACCGACGGCGCCGAGGAGGGCGGCCGAACGGCGATGGAGAACCTGCTGCAGAAGGATCCCTCGATCAACCTCGTCTACACGATCAACGAGCCGGCCGCCGCAGGCGCGTACGAGGCGATCAAGGCCGCCGGCCGGCAGAACGACATCGAGATCGTGTCCGTCGACGGCGGCTGCCCCGGCGTCGAGAACGTCAAGGCCGGCATCATCGGCGCCACCTCGCAGCAGTACCCGCTGAAGATGGCGTCGCAAGGCGTCGAGGCCCTCTCCCAGTTCGCGAAGGACGGCGCCAAGCCGGCGGCCACCGCGGGCAAGGACTTCACCGACACCGGCGTCACGCTCGTCACCGACGAGCCGCAACCGGGCGTCGAGTCCGAGGACACCGCGTTCGGACTGCAGAACTGCTGGGGATGA
- a CDS encoding ABC transporter permease, which yields MTDDTRGSVATAAGPPPHGFDERRAETPLQRLQHVLHARPILGPLAVLVLAIIAFSFVSDRFLTAANLGLVMQQVTVIAVLALGQTLVILTAGIDLSVGAIAVFSSIIMANLATDLGLPGVPALLAGIVCGTAMGAFNGFLVTRVALPPFIVTLGTLSIFFSLNSVVSRSETVRGTDMPSIMTWTGTAFSIGDLRITYGSIIMLLLFGFFYYALGYTAWGRHVYATGDDIEAARLAGIRTGRVLFSVYLVAGLVYAIGAWILIGRLASASPNVGIEYNLNSITAVVLGGTSLFGGRGLVLGTLVGALIVGVFQNGLQLGGVDVVWQGFAIGLLVLVAVSIDQWIRKVRA from the coding sequence ATGACGGACGACACCCGGGGCTCGGTCGCCACGGCGGCCGGGCCGCCGCCCCACGGCTTCGACGAGCGGCGGGCCGAGACACCGCTGCAGCGGCTGCAGCACGTCCTGCACGCCCGCCCCATCCTCGGCCCACTGGCTGTGCTCGTGCTCGCGATCATCGCGTTCTCGTTCGTGAGCGACCGCTTCCTGACCGCGGCCAACCTGGGCCTCGTGATGCAGCAGGTCACGGTGATCGCCGTGCTCGCACTCGGTCAGACGCTGGTGATCCTCACCGCGGGCATCGACCTCTCGGTCGGCGCGATCGCCGTGTTCTCGTCGATCATCATGGCCAACCTGGCCACCGACCTGGGCCTTCCCGGCGTGCCCGCCCTGCTGGCCGGGATCGTGTGCGGCACCGCGATGGGGGCCTTCAACGGCTTCCTGGTGACGCGGGTCGCGCTACCCCCGTTCATCGTCACGCTGGGGACGCTCTCGATCTTCTTCTCGCTGAACTCGGTGGTATCGCGCAGCGAGACCGTCCGTGGCACGGACATGCCGTCGATCATGACGTGGACCGGCACCGCGTTCTCGATCGGCGACCTCCGGATCACCTACGGGTCGATCATCATGCTGCTGCTCTTCGGGTTCTTCTACTACGCGCTGGGCTACACGGCATGGGGGCGGCACGTGTACGCCACCGGTGACGACATCGAGGCCGCCCGCCTCGCCGGCATCCGGACGGGCCGGGTGCTGTTCTCGGTCTACCTGGTGGCCGGGCTGGTGTACGCGATCGGCGCGTGGATCCTGATCGGCAGGCTCGCGTCGGCCAGCCCGAACGTGGGCATCGAGTACAACCTCAACTCGATCACCGCCGTCGTGCTCGGCGGCACGAGCCTGTTCGGCGGCCGCGGTCTCGTGCTCGGCACGCTGGTCGGCGCGCTCATCGTCGGCGTGTTCCAGAACGGCCTGCAGCTCGGTGGCGTCGACGTCGTCTGGCAGGGCTTCGCGATCGGCCTGCTGGTGCTCGTCGCCGTGTCCATCGACCAGTGGATCAGGAAGGTCCGCGCATGA
- a CDS encoding ATP-binding cassette domain-containing protein, translating into MTTTVRTPVLEARGLVKRYGPVTAIASGDLELYPGEILAIIGDNGAGKTSLIKALCGALIPDAGEILLDGKPVHFRSPMDARLAGIETVYQTLAVAPGLDIADNLFLGREERKPGILGSVFRMLDRKHMRSEAKRHMTDLGITTLQNIGQAVESLSGGQRQGVAVARSAAFGSKVVILDEPTAALGVKEGNRVLQLIRDVRDRGLPVILISHNMPHVFELADRIHIQRLGRRATVITPKSHSMTEAVAIMTGAAEPPPPVA; encoded by the coding sequence ATGACGACAACCGTTCGGACGCCCGTGCTCGAGGCGCGCGGGCTCGTCAAGAGGTACGGGCCGGTCACGGCGATCGCCAGCGGCGACCTCGAGCTGTACCCAGGCGAGATCCTCGCGATCATCGGCGACAACGGCGCCGGCAAGACCAGCCTGATCAAGGCGCTGTGCGGGGCACTCATCCCGGACGCGGGCGAGATCCTGCTGGACGGCAAGCCGGTGCACTTCCGCAGCCCGATGGACGCCCGGCTCGCCGGCATCGAGACCGTCTACCAGACGCTCGCCGTCGCGCCGGGGCTCGACATCGCCGACAACCTGTTCCTCGGCCGCGAGGAGCGCAAGCCGGGGATCCTCGGCTCGGTGTTCCGGATGCTCGACCGCAAGCACATGCGGTCGGAGGCGAAGCGGCACATGACCGACCTCGGCATCACCACATTGCAGAACATCGGCCAGGCCGTGGAGAGCCTGTCCGGTGGGCAGCGGCAGGGCGTGGCGGTGGCGCGGTCCGCGGCGTTCGGAAGCAAGGTCGTGATCCTCGACGAGCCCACGGCAGCGCTGGGCGTCAAGGAGGGCAACCGGGTGCTGCAGCTCATCCGCGACGTCCGCGACCGCGGCCTTCCGGTGATCCTCATCAGCCACAACATGCCGCACGTGTTCGAGCTCGCCGACCGGATCCACATCCAGCGGCTCGGCCGCCGGGCCACGGTGATCACGCCGAAGTCGCACTCGATGACCGAAGCCGTGGCGATCATGACGGGGGCGGCGGAACCTCCCCCACCGGTGGCCTGA
- a CDS encoding M20/M25/M40 family metallo-hydrolase, giving the protein MRRVRTLLLVAVTAMACGAPAVAPPPQPAPPAPDPGLPSRLVEEVTGEGAFAHLAELQRIADANGGNRALGTPGYDASVDYVVGVLRGAGYEVQTPTFDARRFEVRQEQLTVDGGPVPVSALGFSPTTPDAGVTGPLTVMAGEGCNPADAGAVTPGSVALVRRGTCPFAQKATHAAGAGALGLIVINTADEPLDDGTLGEAATGVVPTGGVSRSAGDALAGRAGAAVTLTLVTTVELTPSRNVLAQTRSGNPDEVVVAGAHLDSVPEGPGVNDNGSGVATLLETAVRLGANPPVTNAVRFAFWGAEETGLVGSTTYVQGLSEEDRNRIALYINLDMVGSPNAGYLVYDGDDSDQEGDGPGPRGSAAIERALVEGLAAAGVQGAGTDFSGRSDYGPFIARGIPSGGLFTGAEEVKSAEEAQRWGGTAGEAYDRCYHQACDRLDTIDRTAVDRNADAFAAALARFALSTDELAAG; this is encoded by the coding sequence ATGCGGAGAGTGCGCACGCTGCTGCTGGTTGCAGTCACGGCGATGGCCTGCGGGGCACCGGCCGTCGCGCCGCCCCCGCAACCGGCCCCGCCCGCTCCCGATCCGGGGTTGCCGTCCCGGCTGGTCGAGGAGGTCACCGGGGAGGGCGCGTTCGCGCACCTCGCCGAGCTGCAGCGCATCGCCGACGCCAACGGCGGCAACCGGGCGCTCGGCACCCCGGGCTACGACGCGAGCGTCGACTACGTGGTGGGGGTGTTGCGCGGTGCCGGGTACGAGGTGCAGACACCCACCTTCGACGCCCGGCGGTTCGAGGTGCGGCAGGAGCAGCTCACGGTGGACGGCGGACCGGTGCCGGTGTCAGCGCTGGGGTTCTCACCCACCACTCCCGACGCCGGTGTCACCGGGCCGCTCACCGTCATGGCCGGCGAGGGCTGCAACCCGGCCGACGCGGGCGCCGTCACACCCGGGTCGGTCGCCCTCGTCCGGCGGGGCACGTGCCCGTTCGCGCAGAAGGCGACGCATGCCGCGGGCGCAGGCGCCCTCGGCCTGATCGTGATCAACACTGCGGACGAACCGCTTGACGACGGCACCCTCGGCGAGGCCGCGACCGGCGTGGTGCCCACCGGCGGCGTGAGCCGCTCGGCGGGCGACGCGCTGGCCGGCCGGGCCGGGGCGGCCGTCACGCTGACGCTGGTGACCACGGTGGAGCTGACCCCGAGCCGCAACGTGCTCGCCCAGACCCGGTCCGGCAACCCGGACGAGGTGGTCGTCGCGGGCGCGCACCTCGACTCCGTGCCCGAGGGGCCGGGCGTCAACGACAACGGCTCCGGTGTGGCCACGCTGCTGGAGACGGCCGTGCGGCTCGGCGCGAACCCACCGGTGACGAATGCCGTGCGGTTCGCCTTCTGGGGCGCCGAGGAGACCGGCCTGGTGGGCTCCACCACGTACGTGCAGGGGCTCTCGGAGGAGGACCGCAACCGGATCGCGCTCTACATCAACCTCGACATGGTCGGCTCACCCAACGCCGGCTACCTCGTGTACGACGGTGACGACTCCGACCAGGAGGGCGACGGCCCCGGGCCCCGCGGCTCGGCCGCCATCGAGCGCGCGCTCGTCGAAGGCCTGGCCGCCGCGGGTGTGCAGGGTGCCGGCACCGACTTCAGCGGCCGCTCCGACTACGGCCCCTTCATCGCGCGCGGCATCCCCTCCGGCGGCCTGTTCACCGGCGCCGAGGAGGTCAAGTCGGCCGAGGAGGCGCAACGCTGGGGCGGCACCGCGGGCGAGGCGTACGACCGCTGCTACCACCAGGCCTGCGACCGCCTGGACACGATCGACCGCACCGCCGTCGACCGCAACGCCGACGCATTCGCCGCCGCGCTGGCCCGCTTCGCCCTCTCGACGGACGAGCTGGCCGCAGGCTGA
- a CDS encoding DNA polymerase Y family protein, with translation MAEHVPPHRPAAVVVANRVLACSAVARAQGVRRGLRRREAQARCPDLAVLTRDPDRDARAFEPVVAAVEELAPGVEVVRPGLVAMVAQGPVGWFGGEQEAAEALVDQVAARTGVESQVGVADGLFAAVLAARRAVAVAPGDTPAFLAPLGVEELDREPDVDRSELVGLLRRLGLRSLGAFAALAAEDVASRFGADAVHCHRLARGLDPRPPVRRTPPEELAVEVELDPPVDRVDAAAFAARGLAERLHHTLASHGLSCTRLGVAARTVGGEELHRIWRCAEPLTPAGTVDRVRWQLDAWLTRRRRSGDVPDEGDDGAVARLRLVPEETVTAGALQLGLWGDVGEAGERAGRALVRVQALLGPESVVTAVLVGGRDPAEQVHLVPWGDDRGDVGSDERRSRPVDPDGNAVRPAGEEQERTWASSGPLVAPAGWPEDVVRRAGRVSAADLPEAERLRTTNRRRRVPAPRRPTGRSVPRDPPPSWPGRLPAPSPATVPPRPLPAELTAADGSPILLGAPDLLFGLPASVAVDGGEPRRVEGWAGPWPVQQRWWATGSAEASRLQVTLNDGEALLLLFREGRWWVIGEYD, from the coding sequence ATGGCGGAGCACGTCCCGCCCCACCGGCCGGCGGCGGTCGTCGTGGCCAACCGGGTGCTGGCGTGCTCGGCCGTGGCGAGGGCACAGGGGGTGCGGCGCGGGCTGCGCAGGCGGGAGGCGCAGGCGCGGTGTCCTGACCTCGCGGTGCTCACCCGCGACCCCGACCGCGACGCCCGCGCTTTCGAGCCGGTCGTCGCCGCCGTCGAGGAGCTGGCGCCGGGGGTGGAGGTGGTCCGGCCAGGGCTGGTGGCGATGGTCGCGCAGGGGCCGGTGGGCTGGTTCGGCGGGGAGCAGGAGGCAGCGGAGGCCCTCGTCGACCAGGTCGCCGCCCGCACCGGCGTCGAGAGCCAGGTGGGGGTGGCCGACGGGCTGTTCGCCGCGGTGCTCGCGGCCAGGAGGGCCGTCGCCGTCGCGCCGGGCGACACACCGGCCTTCCTGGCCCCGCTCGGCGTCGAGGAGCTCGACCGCGAACCCGACGTCGACCGTTCCGAGCTGGTCGGGCTGCTGCGCAGGCTCGGGCTGCGCAGCTTGGGGGCGTTCGCCGCGCTCGCAGCCGAGGACGTCGCCTCCCGGTTCGGCGCCGACGCCGTGCACTGCCACCGGCTCGCCCGCGGCCTCGACCCGCGCCCCCCGGTGCGGCGCACCCCGCCGGAGGAGCTCGCCGTCGAGGTCGAGCTGGACCCACCCGTCGACCGGGTCGACGCCGCCGCCTTCGCCGCCCGCGGGCTCGCCGAGCGGCTGCACCACACGCTTGCCTCGCACGGCCTCTCGTGCACGCGGCTCGGCGTCGCCGCTCGCACGGTGGGCGGGGAGGAGCTGCACCGGATCTGGCGATGCGCCGAGCCGCTCACCCCGGCCGGCACCGTCGACCGGGTCCGCTGGCAGCTCGACGCCTGGCTCACCCGCCGCAGGCGTTCCGGGGACGTGCCGGACGAGGGGGACGACGGCGCGGTCGCCCGCCTCCGGCTCGTGCCGGAGGAGACCGTCACCGCGGGGGCCCTGCAGCTCGGCCTGTGGGGCGACGTCGGAGAGGCGGGAGAACGCGCCGGGCGCGCGCTGGTGCGGGTGCAGGCGCTGCTGGGGCCGGAGTCGGTGGTCACCGCTGTGCTGGTGGGCGGGCGCGACCCCGCCGAGCAGGTCCATCTCGTCCCGTGGGGCGACGACCGCGGCGACGTGGGATCGGACGAGCGCCGCTCTCGTCCGGTGGATCCGGACGGGAACGCCGTTCGCCCCGCGGGCGAGGAGCAGGAGCGCACCTGGGCGAGCTCCGGGCCGCTCGTCGCCCCGGCCGGGTGGCCGGAGGACGTCGTGCGCCGGGCGGGCCGGGTCTCCGCCGCCGACCTGCCCGAGGCGGAGCGCCTGCGCACCACCAACCGGCGCAGGCGCGTCCCGGCCCCGCGCCGCCCCACCGGCCGCTCCGTGCCCCGCGACCCACCGCCGTCGTGGCCGGGCCGGCTTCCCGCGCCCTCGCCGGCCACGGTGCCACCGCGACCCCTCCCGGCCGAGCTCACCGCAGCCGACGGGAGCCCCATCCTGCTCGGCGCGCCGGACCTGCTCTTCGGGCTGCCGGCGTCCGTCGCGGTCGACGGCGGCGAGCCGCGCCGGGTGGAGGGGTGGGCCGGGCCGTGGCCGGTGCAGCAACGGTGGTGGGCAACGGGCAGCGCGGAGGCGAGCCGGCTGCAGGTCACCCTGAACGACGGTGAGGCCTTGCTGCTCCTCTTCCGGGAGGGGAGGTGGTGGGTGATCGGCGAGTACGACTGA
- a CDS encoding ribosomal RNA small subunit methyltransferase A — protein sequence MSSSSRRTVGGRPELGQNFLVDRRVVARIAALVPPGPVLELGAGDGALTRQLAVRSDAVTAVELDPARVAGLRRTLGGRVRVVHADMLRVRADVPNVVSNVPFGITTPVLRHLLRQRAWATAVLLLQWEVARKRAAVGGTTLLTASWWPWYEFDLGGRVPASAFRPRPSVDGGILVIRRRPEPLVLPAERAAYQRMVREAFTGDRLLPVLGRVLPAPKRWLSARGLAVDVRARDLDALGWVDLYGEVASRV from the coding sequence ATGTCCTCGTCGTCCCGCCGTACCGTCGGCGGCCGGCCGGAACTCGGCCAGAACTTCCTCGTCGACCGTCGCGTGGTCGCGCGCATCGCCGCGCTGGTGCCACCCGGTCCCGTCCTGGAGCTGGGCGCCGGTGACGGCGCTCTGACCCGGCAGCTCGCCGTGCGCTCGGACGCCGTCACCGCGGTCGAGCTCGACCCCGCCCGGGTCGCCGGGCTGCGCCGGACCCTCGGCGGCCGCGTCCGCGTCGTGCACGCCGACATGCTGCGGGTCCGGGCCGACGTCCCGAACGTCGTCTCCAACGTCCCGTTCGGGATCACGACGCCGGTGCTGCGCCACCTGCTCCGGCAACGCGCGTGGGCCACCGCGGTGCTCCTGCTGCAGTGGGAGGTCGCCCGCAAGCGTGCGGCCGTCGGCGGTACCACGCTGCTCACCGCGAGCTGGTGGCCCTGGTACGAGTTCGACCTCGGCGGCCGCGTGCCCGCGTCGGCGTTCCGGCCGCGGCCGAGCGTCGACGGCGGCATCCTCGTGATCCGCAGGCGGCCGGAGCCGCTCGTCCTTCCCGCGGAACGCGCTGCCTACCAGCGGATGGTCCGGGAGGCGTTCACCGGTGACCGGCTGCTGCCCGTCCTCGGGCGGGTGCTGCCCGCGCCGAAGCGATGGCTGTCGGCCCGCGGCCTGGCCGTGGACGTCCGTGCGCGCGACCTGGACGCACTCGGCTGGGTGGATCTGTACGGCGAGGTGGCGAGCCGGGTCTGA
- the purH gene encoding bifunctional phosphoribosylaminoimidazolecarboxamide formyltransferase/IMP cyclohydrolase, whose product MSQRRPVRRALISVYDKTGLADLAAGLHGLGVEIVSTGSTAQRIADAGVPVTPVEELTGFPECLDGRVKTLHPRVHAGLLADTHNPAHVAQLEELDIAPFDLLVSNLYPFTETVASGATPAECVEQIDIGGPAMVRASAKNHDSVAVVVEPARYEWVLEQVKNGGFALEDRRLLAAAAFRHTATYDVAVASWMGSVLAPEADAGVFPSWVGATWDRAATLRYGENPHQQAALYVSGRPGLAAAEQLHGKEMSYNNYVDADAAWRAAHDHDGPCVAVIKHANPCGIAVGADVAEAHRLAHATDPVSAFGGVIATNTEVSIAMAEQVAEVFTEVVVAPGYADGALDVLTQKKNIRVLRLPDAVERRGAELRPISGGLLLQQRDALDAAGDDPATWTLATGDPVPDDVLADLAFAWRACRSVKSNAILLASGGAAVGIGMGQVNRVDSCRLAVQRAGDRARGSVAASDAYFPFADGLEVLLEAGVRAVVQPGGSVRDQLSIDAAAAAGVPMYFTGTRHFAH is encoded by the coding sequence GTGAGTCAGCGCCGCCCCGTACGCCGGGCCCTGATCAGCGTGTACGACAAGACCGGGCTGGCGGATCTCGCCGCGGGCCTGCACGGCCTCGGCGTCGAGATCGTGTCCACCGGCTCCACCGCGCAGCGGATCGCCGACGCCGGGGTGCCGGTCACCCCCGTCGAGGAGCTCACCGGGTTCCCCGAGTGCCTCGACGGGCGCGTGAAGACGCTGCACCCGCGCGTGCACGCGGGCCTCCTCGCCGACACGCACAACCCGGCGCACGTCGCCCAGCTCGAGGAGCTGGACATCGCTCCCTTCGACCTGCTCGTGTCGAACCTCTACCCGTTCACCGAGACGGTGGCCTCCGGTGCCACGCCCGCCGAGTGCGTCGAGCAGATCGACATCGGCGGGCCCGCGATGGTCCGCGCATCGGCGAAGAACCACGACAGCGTGGCCGTCGTCGTCGAGCCCGCGCGGTACGAGTGGGTGCTGGAGCAGGTGAAGAACGGCGGGTTCGCGCTGGAGGACCGCAGGCTGCTGGCCGCGGCCGCGTTCCGGCACACCGCCACGTACGACGTGGCCGTGGCGTCGTGGATGGGCAGCGTGCTGGCCCCCGAAGCGGACGCCGGGGTGTTCCCGTCCTGGGTGGGCGCCACCTGGGACCGCGCCGCGACCCTGCGCTACGGCGAGAACCCGCACCAGCAGGCCGCGCTGTACGTCTCCGGGCGGCCCGGGCTCGCGGCGGCCGAGCAGCTGCACGGCAAGGAGATGTCCTACAACAACTACGTCGACGCCGACGCCGCATGGCGCGCCGCGCACGACCACGACGGGCCGTGCGTCGCGGTCATCAAGCACGCCAACCCGTGCGGTATCGCGGTCGGCGCCGACGTCGCCGAGGCCCACCGGCTGGCCCACGCCACCGACCCGGTCAGCGCGTTCGGCGGCGTGATCGCCACGAACACCGAGGTGAGCATCGCGATGGCCGAGCAGGTGGCGGAGGTGTTCACCGAGGTCGTGGTGGCGCCCGGCTACGCGGACGGCGCGCTCGACGTGCTCACGCAGAAGAAGAACATCCGCGTGCTGCGGCTGCCGGACGCCGTGGAGCGGCGCGGCGCCGAGCTGCGGCCGATCTCGGGAGGGCTGCTGCTCCAGCAGCGCGACGCGCTCGACGCCGCAGGCGACGACCCGGCCACCTGGACCCTCGCCACCGGCGACCCGGTGCCGGACGACGTGCTCGCCGACCTCGCCTTCGCCTGGCGGGCCTGCCGGTCGGTGAAGTCGAACGCGATCCTGCTGGCGTCCGGTGGCGCCGCGGTCGGGATCGGGATGGGGCAGGTCAACCGGGTCGACTCGTGCCGGCTCGCGGTGCAGCGCGCCGGTGACCGCGCCCGCGGCTCGGTCGCGGCGTCCGACGCGTACTTCCCGTTCGCCGACGGGCTCGAGGTGCTGCTCGAGGCGGGTGTGCGGGCCGTCGTGCAGCCGGGTGGCTCGGTGCGCGACCAGCTGTCGATCGATGCGGCCGCGGCCGCAGGCGTGCCGATGTACTTCACGGGCACCCGCCACTTCGCGCACTGA
- the purN gene encoding phosphoribosylglycinamide formyltransferase, translated as MPASPSRSYRVEIPVPARVVVLVSGSGTLLQALLDAAAEPGYPARVVAVGADRDDIEGLARARRAGVPAFTVRVADHADRAAWDAAMAKAVAEHRPDLVVSAGFMKILGPGFLASVGSPMINTHPALLPAFPGVRGVADALAYGVKVTGATVHIVDDGVDTGPVLAQSAVPVEPGDTVDTLHERIKIEERRLLVGTVAALAREGATVTGREVTIP; from the coding sequence GTGCCCGCGTCGCCGAGCCGTTCCTACCGGGTCGAGATCCCCGTTCCGGCCCGGGTGGTCGTGCTCGTGTCCGGGTCGGGCACGCTGCTGCAGGCGCTCCTCGACGCCGCCGCCGAGCCCGGGTACCCGGCGCGGGTGGTGGCCGTCGGGGCCGACCGCGACGACATCGAGGGCCTCGCGCGCGCCCGCCGCGCCGGCGTCCCGGCCTTCACCGTGCGGGTCGCCGACCACGCCGACCGCGCGGCATGGGACGCCGCCATGGCCAAGGCCGTTGCCGAGCACCGCCCTGACCTCGTGGTGAGCGCGGGCTTCATGAAGATCCTCGGCCCGGGCTTCCTCGCGAGCGTCGGCAGCCCGATGATCAACACACATCCCGCGCTGCTGCCGGCGTTCCCCGGCGTCCGCGGGGTGGCCGACGCGCTCGCGTACGGGGTGAAGGTCACCGGAGCCACGGTGCACATCGTCGACGACGGCGTGGACACCGGCCCGGTGCTCGCCCAGAGCGCGGTGCCCGTCGAGCCCGGTGACACCGTCGACACGCTGCACGAACGCATCAAGATCGAGGAGCGGCGGCTGCTGGTCGGCACCGTCGCGGCGCTGGCCCGGGAAGGGGCCACCGTGACCGGACGAGAGGTGACCATCCCGTGA